A window from Anser cygnoides isolate HZ-2024a breed goose chromosome 1, Taihu_goose_T2T_genome, whole genome shotgun sequence encodes these proteins:
- the CYBB gene encoding cytochrome b-245 heavy chain — MGNWVENEGLSIFVVLVWLGLNVFLFWWFYLAYDIPSKFFYTRELLGHALALARAPAACLNFNCMLILLPVCRNLLSFLRGSSACCSTRVRRQLDRNLTFHKMVAWMIALHTAIHTIAHLFNVEWSVQARVEEKDTLTTALSKLGDKPGESYVNFYRQTIPNPVGGLYVAFTYLAGLTGVIITLALILIITSSTKTIRRSYFEVFWYTHHLFVIFFIGLVIHGAGRIVRGQTAESLAEHNPQICYKNFSDWGKKGVCPIPQFSGNPPMTWKWVVGPMFLYLCERLVRFWRSQQKVVITKVVIHPFKTIELQMMKKGFKMEVGQYIFVKCPAVSKLEWHPFTLTSAPEEDYFSIHVRIVGDWTEGLFNACGCDKQEFQEAWKLPKIAVDGPFGTASEDVFSYETVMLVGAGIGVTPFASVLKSVWYKYCHDATNLKLKKIYFYWLCRDTHAFEWFADLLQSLETQMQERNNAEFLSYNIYLTGWDESQATHFVVHHEEEKDVITGLKQKTLYGRPNWENEFKTIARQHPGSRIGVFLCGPEGLADTLNKQSISNSEADPRGVHFIFNKENF; from the exons ATGGGTAACTGGGTGGAGAATGAAGGACTGTCCATCTTTGTTGTT cttGTGTGGCTGGGGTTAAATGTCTTCCTCTTTTGGTGGTTCTATCTTGCGTATGATATCCCATCAAAATTCTTCTACACCAGAGAACTCCTTGGT CATGCCTTGGCTCTGGcaagggctcctgcagcttgtcTGAATTTCAACTGCATGCTGATTCTGCTGCCAGTATGTCGAAACTTGCTCTCCTTCCTCAGAGGATCAAGTGCG TGCTGCTCTACCCGTGTCAGACGACAGCTGGACAGGAACCTCACCTTTCACAAAATGGTGGCATGGATGATCGCCCTTCATACTG CAATTCACACCATTGCGCACTTATTCAATGTAGAGTGGAGCGTGCAAGCACGTGTTGAAGAGAAAGACACTCTGACAACTGCGCTCTCGAAACTTGGTGATAAGCCAGGAGAAAGCTATGTCAATTTTTATAGGCAAACTATTCCG AATCCCGTGGGGGGCTTATATGTGGCTTTCACATACTTGGCTGGTCTCACTGGTGTTATCATCACTCTGGCCCTCATACTAATCATCACGTCGTCCACCAAAACCATCAGAAGGTcatattttgaagtattttggtACACACATCATCTGTTTGTCATCTTCTTTATTGGCCTTGTCATCCATGGTGCTGG gcgTATTGTACGTGGACAGACTGCTGAGAGTCTGGCTGAACATAATCCACAGATTTGCTATAAGAACTTCAGtgactgggggaaaaaaggagttTGCCCAATCCCCCAGTTTTCAGGGAATCCTCCTATG ACATGGAAGTGGGTAGTAGGTCCCATGTTTTTGTACCTCTGTGAGAGGTTGGTGCGGTTTTGGAGGTCACAGCAGAAGGTTGTTATCACAAAG GTGGTGATTCATCCTTTCAAGAcgattgagctccagatgatGAAGAAGGGTTTCAAGATGGAGGTCGGACAATACATTTTTGTCAAATGTCCAGCAGTGTCTAAACTGGAATGGCATCCATTCACTCTAACCTCTGCCCCAGAAGAGGATTACTTCAGTATTCATGTCCGTATTGTGGGGGACTGGACAGAGGGCTTGTTCAATGCCTGCGGATGTGACAAGCAAGAATTCCAGGAGGCCTGGAAGTTGCCCAA GATAGCTGTGGACGGCCCCTTTGGAACTGCCAGTGAGGACGTATTCAGTTATGAAACTGTTATGCTTGTTGGAGCTGGGATAGGGGTCACGCCATTTGCATCTGTGCTCAAGTCTGTCTGGTACAAATACTGCCACGATGCGACCAACCTAAAACTTAAGAAG ATCTATTTTTACTGGCTTTGCAGGGACACTCATGCCTTTGAATGGTTTGCTGACCTCTTGCAGTCTCTGGAGACTCAAATGCAGGAGAGAAATAACGCGGAGTTTCTCAGCTATAACATCTACCTTACAGGCTGGGATGAATCTCAG GCCACTCATTTTGTAGTGCAtcatgaagaagagaaggatgtGATTACAGGCCTtaaacagaaaaccttgtaTGGAAGACCTAACTGGGAAAACGAGTTCAAAACCATTGCAAGGCAGCATCCAGG TTCCAGAATAGGTGTTTTTCTATGTGGACCTGAGGGCCTAGCTGACACGCTCAACAAGCAGAGCATCAGTAACTCGGAAGCTGACCCACGAGGAGTACACTTCATCTTTAACAAGGAAAATTTCTAA